The Sphingomonas aliaeris genome segment CTGCTGATCCGGAGCAACGCCTATCGGCCGTTGATGGTAGAACGGATGGATCAACAGGCGCTGTATTTTCATGCGGCGGCGACGATCGGCCAGCGGTCTGGCGTCTTCACGCTGACCCGCGCGATGGACTTCGAGCGATTCCCGACAGTGATCGGTTGGCTGGAGGATCATTGGCGGACGCTGGGCCTGCTGGAGCAGGCGGCTTGACCGATATCGTCTGGCTCGCCTCCTATCCGAAATCGGGCAACACCTGGTTCCGGATGCTGGTGGCCAATGTGCGGCAGGACAAGCCGGTCGATATCAACGCCTTGCCCGACAGTGTCGGCATCGTGAGCGCGCGGACATGGTTCGACCATATCATGCTGTTCCCATCGGGTTTGCTGACGCACGAGGAAATCGACCGGCTTCGTCCGAACCTCCATCGTACGATGGCTGCCGATCTGATGCCGCCGGACCCCGCGGATAAGACGGACACGCGCCTTGGCGCGAAGCGGTTCATCAAGACGCACGATGCCTACACCTATACCGCCGACGGGGAGCCGTTGCTGGGCGGACGCGCGGCGGCGGCGTGCGCGATCCTGATCGTCCGCGATCCGCGCGACGTGGCGGCGTCCCTGGCGCATCATATCGGAAGGACGGTCGATCAGGCGATCGACTTCATGGGATCGCAAGACGCCGACTTTTCCGGGCGGCGCGACCGGCAGCACAAGCAGTTGCGCCAGCTCCTGCCGACCTGGGGCGGCTATAATAGAGGGTGGATCGAGCAAGGCGACATTCCGGTGCATGTGGTGCGGTATGAAGATCTGAAGGCCGATACGCCGGGCGTCCTGCGCCATGCGTTGGTCTTTGCGGGGGTCGAGGTGAGCGAGGCTGAATGCGAGCGCGCGGCGCGCTTTGCCGATTTCGATGCGCTGAAAAAGCAGGAGGCCGAAAAAGGTTTTCGCGAAGGGGCCCGCGCGGTGCCAGCCTCTCGATTTTTCAGGCGTGGCGTGGCGGGGGGCTGGCGCGATGAACTGAACCCTGCCCAGGTCGCGCGGATCGAGGCGGATCATGCTGTGACGATGAGACATTTCGGTTATTATCCGGACGGTTACGAAAGGATGACGGGATGATCGGGCGTTCCGGAGATTGGCTGAGCGCGAAGGTCGGCGACGAGATCATGATGATGAGTGCCGAGCGGGGCGATTATATCGGTGTCAACGCAGTGGGTGCGCGGATCTGGGAATTGATCGAGACGCCGAGCGACATGGACACGATCTGCGCCGCGTTGGTGCGGGAATTCGAAGTGGACGCGGCGACATGTCGCGCCGAAGTCGAGCGATTCATCACCGAAATGGGCAAGCATGGCGCGGTCACGATCGACGCTGGATAAGCTCGGCACGCTGTCGCGGGTCGGACTGCGGCGGCAGGCGCTGGTCGCGGAGGCGATCGCGGCGATGCTGCGCGCGCGCGTCGTCGTGCTGGTGCGGCCCTTCCCCAAAGTGTCGAAGCGCTTCGGCGAGTTCGTCCCGCCGAGCGATTCGCGTGTCTTCGCGCACGGCGCCGGCGCGACGCCCGAACAGGCACGGATCGCCAAAGACATCGGCTGGGCCGTCGCCGCCGCCGCGCCGTTCATGCCGTTCCGGTCCGTCTGCCTGCAACAGGCGATGGCCGCGCATGCGATGCTCCGCCGGCGGGGCATTTCCAGTGTGATGCATTTCGGCGCGGGCAAGGGTGGCGTGAAACCGATCGACGCGCATGCATGGCTGGACGCGGCGGGCGTGAAGGTAACGGGCTATCCCGTGTCGCCGGGGTTGGCGGAGCTTGGCTGCTTCGTCTGATCTCAGGAAGTGTTTGGGGTGGGGCGGAGACGCGCGAGGGTTCTGCAATGGTTCGTCATTCCCGCGAAGGCGGGAATCCATAGTCGCCGACGTCGGGTCCAAATTTACAGACGGTCGCCACTTAGATTCCCGCCTTCGCGGGAATGACGGTTGGTTTGGTGCAGCCATTGCCGTGTGACGAACCAATAACCAACCGTTCGTTTCGAGCGAAGTCGAGAAACCGGCTCCACGGCCGCGCGGCCCGTTTCTCGACTTCGCTCGGCACGAACGGTAGGGATAGGACTACCCCGCCCCCTCCCCCGCCACCTCTGCCTCCCCGCTCTCCGCATAACGGCGGGCGATGACGGCGCAGGCGATCAGCTGGATCTGATGGAACAGCATCAGCGGCAGCAGGATCACGCCGACCTGTGCCGCGGGAAACAGGACGCCGGCCATCGGGACGCCCGAGGCGAGGCTCTTTTTCGAACCGCAGAATTGCAGCACGATCGCATCTTCGCGCTTCAGTCCCATCGCCCGGCCGATCCCCCCAGGTCGCGAGCAAGACGGCGATGAGCAGGATGACGCACAGGCCGAGAATGATCGCGAGATCGGATGGCGACAGGCGATGCCACAACCCCTCCACTACCGCCG includes the following:
- a CDS encoding sulfotransferase domain-containing protein, which codes for MTDIVWLASYPKSGNTWFRMLVANVRQDKPVDINALPDSVGIVSARTWFDHIMLFPSGLLTHEEIDRLRPNLHRTMAADLMPPDPADKTDTRLGAKRFIKTHDAYTYTADGEPLLGGRAAAACAILIVRDPRDVAASLAHHIGRTVDQAIDFMGSQDADFSGRRDRQHKQLRQLLPTWGGYNRGWIEQGDIPVHVVRYEDLKADTPGVLRHALVFAGVEVSEAECERAARFADFDALKKQEAEKGFREGARAVPASRFFRRGVAGGWRDELNPAQVARIEADHAVTMRHFGYYPDGYERMTG
- a CDS encoding PqqD family protein, with the translated sequence MIGRSGDWLSAKVGDEIMMMSAERGDYIGVNAVGARIWELIETPSDMDTICAALVREFEVDAATCRAEVERFITEMGKHGAVTIDAG
- a CDS encoding lasso peptide biosynthesis B2 protein; amino-acid sequence: MARSRSTLDKLGTLSRVGLRRQALVAEAIAAMLRARVVVLVRPFPKVSKRFGEFVPPSDSRVFAHGAGATPEQARIAKDIGWAVAAAAPFMPFRSVCLQQAMAAHAMLRRRGISSVMHFGAGKGGVKPIDAHAWLDAAGVKVTGYPVSPGLAELGCFV